In Bordetella holmesii ATCC 51541, the following proteins share a genomic window:
- a CDS encoding pepSY-associated TM helix family protein, with translation MSWLHTWTGLFCGWLLCAIFFTGTLSVFREPITRWMTAEPTLPAVASVHLTPLELALRYLESAGSGARFWRIELPAHEGGAMTVAWAGRGGVEELKLHPGNGEVLPQPWGRDTQGGRHFMSFHYTLHLPVLGYWLVGLVSIGMLVALLTGVIIHRRIFQDFFLFRPGKGLRTWMDAHNVSAVLTLPFLFMIVYTGLAVFYLSYMPWPLQTLFGDYGYSRYQAALHGDAPASGPRFDGLPAMVAGTESLTRQRASMVLIEFPDRVRVFGTVDPGKPALTLGNPMAIASFAGGQLVKLNTPHDPMHAEAVHGVMESLHLTRFAGWGLKWLYFLSDLLGTLMLACGNVMFLSKRARKSQHEFGPATPRFYRLTAALNAATMAGICLASIAYFYANRLIPASLPGRADWEIRVFLLVWLAALLHALCRPAERVWHEQLSLTAVLCLGLPLLNYVSTGQHLGLYLAGGDGQRAAVELISLAFAVVLGGLALRLRRSTS, from the coding sequence ATGTCATGGCTGCACACCTGGACAGGCCTGTTCTGCGGCTGGCTGCTGTGCGCCATTTTCTTCACCGGTACTCTGAGTGTGTTCCGCGAACCGATTACGCGCTGGATGACGGCCGAACCCACGCTGCCGGCCGTGGCGTCCGTCCACCTGACGCCACTGGAGCTGGCGCTGCGCTATCTCGAATCCGCGGGCAGCGGCGCGCGCTTCTGGCGAATCGAATTACCGGCGCACGAAGGCGGAGCCATGACGGTGGCCTGGGCGGGTCGCGGTGGTGTAGAAGAGCTCAAGCTGCATCCGGGCAATGGCGAGGTGCTGCCGCAGCCATGGGGGCGCGATACGCAGGGTGGCCGTCACTTTATGTCTTTTCACTACACGCTGCATCTGCCGGTGCTGGGCTATTGGCTGGTCGGCCTGGTGTCCATAGGCATGCTGGTGGCGCTGCTGACCGGCGTCATCATTCACCGGCGGATCTTTCAGGATTTCTTTCTGTTCCGGCCAGGCAAAGGCCTGCGTACCTGGATGGATGCGCACAACGTCAGCGCCGTGCTGACCCTGCCGTTTCTCTTCATGATCGTCTACACCGGGCTGGCCGTGTTTTACCTGAGCTATATGCCGTGGCCGCTGCAAACCCTGTTTGGCGATTACGGGTACTCGCGCTATCAGGCGGCGCTGCATGGCGATGCGCCGGCCAGCGGCCCGCGTTTTGACGGCCTGCCTGCCATGGTGGCAGGCACTGAGTCGCTGACACGACAACGTGCAAGCATGGTGCTGATCGAGTTTCCGGACCGGGTCAGAGTCTTTGGCACGGTGGACCCCGGCAAGCCCGCACTGACGCTGGGCAACCCCATGGCCATCGCCAGTTTTGCCGGTGGCCAGTTGGTCAAACTGAACACCCCACATGACCCCATGCATGCCGAGGCCGTCCATGGCGTGATGGAGTCTTTGCATCTGACGCGCTTTGCCGGCTGGGGCTTGAAGTGGCTGTACTTTCTGTCGGACCTGCTGGGTACCCTGATGCTGGCTTGCGGCAATGTAATGTTTCTCAGCAAGCGAGCCCGCAAAAGCCAGCATGAGTTTGGTCCAGCCACGCCGCGTTTTTATCGCCTGACGGCAGCCCTAAATGCCGCCACCATGGCGGGCATCTGCTTGGCCAGCATCGCTTACTTTTATGCCAATCGCTTGATTCCGGCCTCGCTGCCCGGGCGCGCCGATTGGGAGATTAGAGTCTTTCTGCTGGTATGGCTGGCGGCCTTGCTGCACGCCCTCTGCAGGCCTGCAGAACGTGTCTGGCACGAACAGTTGTCGCTGACGGCCGTGCTTTGTCTGGGCTTGCCGCTCTTGAACTACGTCAGCACCGGTCAGCATCTGGGTCTGTATCTGGCGGGGGGCGACGGCCAGCGGGCTGCTGTTGAGTTGATCTCGCTGGCCTTCGCCGTGGTTCTGGGCGGCCTTGCTTTGCGACTGCGGCGCAGCACCTCATGA
- a CDS encoding fecR family protein, which produces MTPLSNPDRRDLDAEALDWFVRCGEQPTAELRAWLDADPAHRQAYERWTREWSQLDALPSAGVDGLRRQLAADKRQADKPRARGRAFWLAALSRWTPAISALMVGGMAYLAWSQWHTPPALYAETFVTARGEQRDVTLPDGSLLRLDTATRVEVKLYEKRRVVSIPDGQAVFQVQGDATRPFDVLAGPLKITVVGTRFSVRHTVGVPGDDGVRVAVDEGKVKVARAEGWGAYFAAAEVLTPGQQLSASADGDMAPVTPVASAGIAPWRDGMVSFNNTPLSQALAEFERYGATGLHVRNAAVGALRLTGTFDPRNLGNFKRNLPKVLPVQLLPQGDVMEIAPLS; this is translated from the coding sequence ATGACGCCACTTTCCAACCCTGACCGCCGCGATCTCGATGCCGAGGCGCTGGATTGGTTCGTGCGTTGCGGCGAGCAGCCCACGGCCGAGCTGCGTGCATGGTTGGATGCGGATCCCGCGCACCGTCAGGCCTATGAGCGCTGGACCCGGGAGTGGTCGCAACTGGACGCCCTGCCCAGCGCCGGCGTAGACGGGCTGCGGCGGCAATTGGCGGCCGACAAGCGCCAGGCCGATAAACCACGAGCTCGCGGCCGGGCTTTCTGGCTGGCGGCACTGAGCCGCTGGACGCCCGCCATCAGCGCGCTGATGGTGGGCGGCATGGCGTATCTGGCCTGGTCACAATGGCATACGCCGCCCGCGCTGTATGCCGAGACCTTTGTCACCGCGCGCGGCGAACAGCGCGATGTGACGCTGCCTGATGGCAGCTTGCTGCGTCTGGATACGGCGACCCGGGTCGAGGTCAAACTGTATGAGAAACGGCGCGTTGTCAGCATTCCGGACGGCCAGGCCGTGTTTCAGGTGCAGGGCGACGCCACGCGGCCCTTCGATGTGCTGGCCGGCCCTTTGAAGATCACCGTCGTCGGCACCCGCTTCTCGGTGCGCCACACCGTGGGCGTGCCCGGCGACGATGGCGTGCGTGTGGCGGTAGACGAAGGCAAGGTCAAGGTGGCGCGTGCCGAAGGCTGGGGTGCCTATTTTGCCGCAGCAGAAGTGCTGACACCGGGCCAGCAATTGAGCGCCTCCGCCGATGGCGACATGGCGCCGGTGACGCCCGTGGCATCAGCCGGTATCGCCCCGTGGCGCGACGGCATGGTCTCATTCAATAACACGCCACTTTCGCAGGCGCTGGCCGAGTTTGAGCGCTACGGCGCGACCGGTTTGCACGTGCGCAATGCAGCGGTTGGCGCCCTGCGGCTGACCGGCACCTTTGACCCGCGCAACCTCGGCAATTTCAAACGCAATCTGCCCAAGGTTCTGCCGGTGCAGTTGCTGCCGCAGGGTGACGTCATGGAGATCGCCCCGCTTTCCTGA
- a CDS encoding RNA polymerase sigma factor, sigma-70 family protein has protein sequence MTHTGFDAKAAVVVRYYRELLKFLHRSVNDSDVAADLAQESYARVLAVQQSGQAVAEPRALLYRTARNLVIDQHRRDSVRGQTVALDDDEALQPSLQPFLTAPEALEPETAAISAQNTEALLNVIGSLPLRCREAFILHKFDALPQAEVARQMGISLTMVERHIKTAMLVCRRCHEGDAAKGAR, from the coding sequence GTGACGCACACCGGCTTCGATGCCAAGGCCGCTGTGGTTGTCCGCTATTACCGTGAACTGCTCAAGTTTTTGCACCGGTCCGTCAACGACAGCGATGTCGCGGCAGATCTGGCGCAGGAGAGCTATGCGCGCGTGCTGGCGGTGCAGCAATCCGGCCAGGCGGTGGCCGAGCCACGCGCCTTGCTCTACCGCACCGCACGCAATCTGGTGATAGACCAGCACCGGCGCGACAGCGTGCGCGGGCAAACCGTGGCGCTGGACGACGATGAAGCCTTGCAGCCGTCCTTGCAACCCTTTCTGACCGCGCCTGAAGCTCTTGAACCCGAGACGGCCGCCATCTCGGCGCAGAATACCGAGGCGCTGCTCAATGTCATCGGCAGCCTGCCGCTGCGTTGCCGCGAGGCCTTCATTCTGCATAAATTCGATGCTCTGCCACAGGCCGAGGTAGCCCGGCAGATGGGTATCTCGCTGACCATGGTCGAACGCCATATCAAGACCGCCATGCTGGTCTGCCGCCGTTGCCATGAAGGCGATGCGGCCAAGGGTGCGCGATGA